The Fragaria vesca subsp. vesca linkage group LG2, FraVesHawaii_1.0, whole genome shotgun sequence genome includes a window with the following:
- the LOC101297698 gene encoding hyoscyamine 6-dioxygenase-like — MEKLISSRSDLQDVPESFILPPETRPGNAQVSVMEDIPVIDFQQLGTDRPQLIKQIIDAAQEFGFFQLINHGVPENLLHDILDVANEFFELPSIDKASFCPGEKGKVHNWREKLRHPCHPLEEHLQAWPQKPIKYREVVGNYSVEVRKLSLCLLDLICEGLELESEFFKSELSQVQIMGISYYPPCPDPTLTLGLLKHCDGNLITVLLQEQVHGLQVFKDEQWLAVEPVPNALVVNIGHTLQIISNGKLSSAEHRVVTNRKVSRMSVASFIHPSGNCHIEPAKALLVKNCSTPLYRDFIYKDFLSTYITDTLEGLPPLERYKLQP; from the exons ATGGAGAAGCTCATCTCAAGCAGAAGTGATTTGCAAGATGTACCTGAATCTTTCATCTTACCCCCGGAAACTAGACCCGGAAATGCACAAGTTTCTGTAATGGAGGACATTCCTGTTATTGATTTTCAGCAACTTGGTACAGACAGACCACAGCTGATTAAGCAAATCATAGATGCTGCCCAAGAATTTGGATTCTTCCAG TTGATCAATCACGGAGTTCCAGAAAATTTGTTGCATGACATATTGGATGTGGCCAATGAGTTCTTTGAGCTGCCTTCTATAGATAAAGCAAGCTTCTGTCCTGGAGAGAAAGGGAAGGTACATAACTGGAGAGAAAAATTGAGACACCCTTGTCATCCATTAGAGGAACATCTGCAAGCCTGGCCTCAGAAACCAATTAAATACCG AGAGGTGGTTGGAAATTATTCGGTGGAGGTGAGGAAGCTGAGTTTGTGTCTTCTGGATCTGATCTGTGAAGGATTGGAACTTGAATCTGAGTTTTTCAAGAGTGAACTTAGCCAAGTGCAAATAATGGGTATAAGCTATTACCCACCATGCCCGGACCCAACATTAACCTTGGGATTACTTAAACATTGTGATGGAAATCTCATAACTGTTCTTCTGCAAGAACAAGTTCATGGCCTTCAAGTCTTCAAAGATGAGCAATGGTTGGCTGTTGAGCCTGTCCCTAATGCCTTGGTAGTTAACATAGGCCACACTTTGCAG ATTATCAGTAATGGGAAGCTAAGCAGTGCAGAGCACAGAGTTGTGACAAACAGAAAGGTTTCGAGGATGTCAGTTGCGAGCTTCATCCATCCTTCTGGAAACTGCCACATTGAACCTGCAAAAGCACTTCTTGTTAAGAACTGCAGTACTCCACTCTACAGAGATTTTATATACAAAGACTTTCTTAGCACCTATATAACAGATACCCTAGAGGGATTACCACCACTTGAGCGGTATAAGCTCCAGCCTTGA
- the LOC101306096 gene encoding nephrocystin-3-like has translation MRKSSISLFSHLTRHTSKSLAPLLSRNYISTPPSPPSSSSSSPTQFTSCTKLHGLIFKPPQFQTNPSRNTNTLAPQMNSRQRKTKEKSDLEDAFEWATTSEEMRTAFKEMESVFGEKELALACLKLGLKLDQEGEDPEQALAFATRAFNAFDKEHDDSDVSSSGKSSFLVAMALQLMGSASYSLKRFNDSLGYLNRASRALGRLEEEGCDVGDVRPVMHAVQLELANVKTAMGRREEALVNLRKCLEIKEVMLEKDSKELGKANRDLAEAYVAVLNFKEAMGFCRKALEIHKELLGQNSVEVAHDRRLLGVIYTGLEEHEKALEQNMLSQKVLKNWGLGSDLLRAEIDSANMQIALGKYDDAINTLKGVVQQTDKDSETRALVFISMGKALCNQEKFSDAKRSLEIACGILDKKERAAPVDVAEAYSEISMQYETMNEFETAISLLKRTLALLEKLPQEQHSEGSVSARIGWLLLLTGKVSQSIPYLESAAERLKESFGPKHFGVGYIYNNLGAAYLELDRPQSAAQMFAVAKDIMDVALGPHHADSIEACQNLSKAYDAMKSYALAIQFQQQVVDAWESHGPSAHDELREAQRILEELRKKARGTFSNDERTIKALPLPQTHPSARSSQADFL, from the exons ATGAGAAAATCCTCAATCTCACTCTTCTCCCATCTCACTCGCCACACCTCCAAATCCCTCGCTCCTCTTCTCTCCCGAAATTACATTTCCACCCCTCCCTCTCCCCCTTCATCTTCTTCTTCCTCACCGACCCAGTTCACCTCCTGCACCAAACTCCATGGCTTAATCTTCAAACCCCCACAATTCCAAACCAACCCATCTCGAAACACGAACACCCTCGCGCCCCAAATGAACTCAAGGCAGAGAAAAACCAAGGAAAAATCCGATCTTGAAGACGCATTTGAGTGGGCGACTACTTCTGAAGAGATGCGTACAGCTTTCAAGGAAATGGAGTCGGTTTTCGGAGAGAAAGAGCTGGCCTTGGCTTGTTTGAAACTTGGGCTCAAGCTTGACCAGGAAGGTGAGGACCCTGAACAAGCTTTGGCTTTTGCTACTAGGGCCTTTAATGCTTTTGATAAAGAACATGATGATAGTGATGTTAGTAGTAGTGGAAAGAGTTCGTTTCTTGTTGCAATGGCTTTACAATTGATGGGTTCGGCTAGTTATAGCTTGAAGAGGTTTAATGATAGTTTGGGGTATTTGAATAGGGCTAGTAGGGCATTGGGTAGGTTGGAGGAGGAGGGTTGTGATGTTGGGGATGTTAGGCCGGTGATGCATGCGGTGCAGTTGGAGCTGGCGAATGTGAAGACGGCGATGGGGAGGAGGGAGGAGGCTCTTGTGAATCTGAGGAAGTGTTTGGAGATTAAGGAGGTGATGTTGGAGAAAGATAGTAAGGAGCTTGGGAAGGCTAACAGGGATTTGGCTGAGGCTTATGTTGCGGTTCTGAACTTTAAGGAGGCGATGGGGTTTTGTAGGAAGGCGTTGGAGATTCATAAAGAACTCTTGGGGCAGAATTCTGTGGAGGTTGCGCATGACAGGAGGCTGCTTGGGGTTATTTATACCGGTTTGGAGGAGCATGAGAAGGCCTTGGAGCAGAACATGTTGTCGCAGAAGGTTTTGAAGAATTGGGGTCTCGGTTCTGATTTGCTTCGTGCGGAGATTGATTCTGCAAATATGCAGATTGCTTTGGGGAAGTATGATGACGCTATTAATACTTTGAAGGGTGTTGTTCAGCAAACGGATAAGGATAGTGAGACCAGGGCACTAGTGTTTATCTCGATGGGAAAAGCACTATGTAATCAGGAAAAGTTTTCAGATGCAAAGAGAAGTTTGGAGATTGCTTGTGGAATTCTTGACAAGAAAGAGAGAGCCGCCCCGGTAGATGTTGCTGAGGCATACTCAGAAATATCTATGCAATACGAGACAATGAACGAGTTTGAGACTGCAATTTCACTGTTAAAGAGGACATTGGCATTGCTTGAGAAGCTCCCTCAAGAACAACATTCTGAGGGAAGTGTTTCTGCTAGGATAGGGTGGTTACTTCTGTTGACCGGCAAGGTCTCACAGTCTATTCCTTACTTGGAGAGTGCGGCTGAAAGGTTGAAAGAGAGCTTTGGTCCCAAGCATTTTGGTGTGGGCTACATTTACAACAACTTGGGGGCAGCATATTTGGAATTAGACCGGCCTCAGTCAGCTGCACAGATGTTTGCTGTGGCAAAGGACATCATGGATGTCGCGCTTGGTCCACATCATGCAGATTCAATCGAGGCATGCCAGAACCTCTCAAAAGCATATGATGCTATGAAAAG CTATGCCCTTGCAATTCAATTCCAGCAGCAAGTAGTTGATGCTTGGGAGAGTCATGGACCAAGTGCACATGATGAACTCCGAGAAGCACAGCGAATTCTTGAAGAGTTGAGGAAGAAAGCCCGTGGGACATTTTCAAATGATGAGCGAACCATAAAGGCCTTGCCCTTGCCCCAAACTCATCCATCTGCCAGGAGCTCACAGGCTGATTTCCTTTGA
- the LOC101297989 gene encoding auxin-induced protein 5NG4-like yields MALVVSPYMKIYRKFKPHLLLVMAQIGYTFLYFITDASFNHGMNPHVFVTYRHIVGGLVMFPFAYFLESKARPKLTLALFMEIFVLALLGVSLTLNMYFASLKYTSSSFVTSIANTIPSLTFLIAVILRLEAVDVRNPRGIAKLLGTLISLAGVITMTSYNGPAIQSLSGASKHIRSNIVHKSWTKGSILVITSCITWSIWYIMQGMTLKKYPAQLSLTTWINCIGAAQSAVFTVIIHPKQAAWRITYNNDFWSIIYAGVVCSGITTFIQLWCTKQKGPVFVTMFSPLATVLVAILAYFILGEKLHVGRIMGAIIIIIGLYLVLWGKDRDKNHLKTQEQPTLITDNQKEPKMHAQVGSSAESQVLQMDLETVESKDGTNGLRLCII; encoded by the exons ATGGCTCTTGTAGTAAGTCCATACATGAAGATCTATAGGAAATTCAAGCCACATCTTCTCCTGGTTATGGCTCAGATCGGTTATACATTTCTCTACTTTATTACTGATGCATCCTTCAATCATGGGATGAACCCTCATGTCTTTGTAACCTATCGACATATAGTTGGTGGCTTAGTCATGTTTCCATTTGCCTATTTTCTTGAAAG CAAAGCAAGGCCAAAGTTGACTCTAGCATTGTTTATGGAGATATTTGTGCTTGCACTGCTAGG GGTTAGCTTGACCCTTAATATGTATTTTGCAAGCCTGAAGTACACATCTTCAAGCTTTGTCACATCAATAGCCAACACCATACCATCCCTGACTTTTCTGATTGCAGTAATTCTCAG GTTGGAGGCTGTAGATGTGAGGAATCCACGCGGAATAGCTAAACTTTTGGGAACCTTAATATCCCTGGCTGGGGTTATTACCATGACTTCTTACAATGGACCTGCCATACAAAGCTTGTCAGGAGCATCCAAACACATAAGAAGTAACATTGTTCACAAAAGCTGGACAAAGGGTTCAATCCTTGTGATTACAAGTTGTATAACATGGTCCATATGGTACATAATGCAG GGGATGACACTGAAGAAATATCCTGCACAACTTTCACTAACCACATGGATCAATTGTATCGGCGCAGCGCAGTCAGCTGTGTTCACAGTTATCATACATCCCAAACAGGCAGCATGGAGAATTACATACAACAATGATTTCTGGTCCATCATATATGCT GGAGTTGTGTGCTCAGGTATAACAACCTTCATTCAACTGTGGTGTACAAAACAAAAAGGACCTGTTTTCGTGACCATGTTCAGTCCTCTTGCAACAGTATTAGTTGCGATTCTAGCTTACTTCATTCTCGGCGAAAAACTTCACGTTGGCAG AATAATGGGAGCGATCATTATCATTATCGGTCTATACCTAGTCTTATGGGGCAAAGATAGAGATAAAAATCATTTAAAGACCCAAGAGCAACCTACTCTGATTACTGATAACCAGAAGGAACCCAAGATGCATGCACAAGTGGGATCTTCAGCGGAAAGCCAGGTCCTCCAAATGGACCTTGAGACAGTTGAGAGTAAAGATGGAACCAATGGTTTAAGATTATGCATCATATGA
- the LOC101298288 gene encoding CDT1-like protein a, chloroplastic-like, with the protein MSSSEASDLSMKFKSKKPLTLTPKSKPGSVISDPILTAPTPDRPWQPAPPRARNRNVALSIADIRRAAAKSVGEKKEQIGSARRQIAFPEESPKKKKAPKKLPEKYEILGDFFNCLDSSIRLLKAKGVKPLFRNICPAVEDLTDRRFTYSHLAQLKYILPEVIEIKKELVFDERTSCLKPDLHVALNVQALEIDGESKSEGGGIAQLKKTLNLRRVFRDRLVKVSISQPEDYEIPEEPLPRPFNCDKQEIHSYGVKFSSSSSPGEISTGHLQDDENPDKTHQKSSNQSMEDLNFNIIRTPSLSLPIKTSCDVPKSQQPGMASHFLGSFRRRFSQKPIGTESENIQDDPPKPFIQASNLSVSESNPNTVRSVKEDSIAASSHSQVLNTVCSVKEDSVDVSCHGQVPATPTKKIDPLEDDGLSANNTVIQSAPGKLASTPKLVSTPARLMSSTPAPHPPKRCFMTPEDSSPNKLVRRPPRTRSLKFDTPVKSRNAEDVGLDTDGASIDKDILDILPGDLLQSLREKERKATEERTPAITQAKRRQKMIAKLPKLFNMIHFLFQSMNRSFITKQELVHKIIWNHCDMIDREDVEEQLNLLQELVPDWISEKKLGGDLLVININKKSCPEAIRSHLQEAI; encoded by the exons ATGAGTTCCTCAGAGGCTTCAGATCTGTCTATGAAATTCAAATCGAAGAAGCCTCTAACCCTAACCCCTAAATCGAAGCCGGGTTCGGTAATATCCGATCCGATTCTCACCGCCCCGACGCCGGACAGGCCCTGGCAGCCGGCGCCGCCGCGAGCGCGGAACCGGAACGTCGCGCTGTCAATCGCGGATATCAGACGCGCCGCGGCGAAAAGCGTTGGCGAGAAGAAGGAGCAGATCGGATCTGCGAGACGGCAGATCGCGTTCCCGGAGGAGAGTCCGAAGAAGAAGAAGGCCCCGAAAAAGCTGCCGGAGAA GTATGAGATTTTGGGTGATTTTTTTAATTGCTTGGATAGTTCGATTCGGTTGTTGAAGGCTAAGGGAGTGAAGCCGCTCTTCAGGAATATCTGCCCTGCCGTTGAGGATTTGACTGATAG GAGGTTTACATACAGTCACTTGGCTCAGTTGAAGTATATTTTGCCTGAGGTGATTGAGATAAAGAAAGAGCTTGTGTTTGATGAACGAACTAGTTGTTTGAAGCCGGATCTTCATGTTGCTTTGAATGTTCAAGCATTGGAGATTGATGGCGAGTCTAAATCTGAAGGGGGTGGAATTGCGCAGTTGAAGAAGACACTGAATTTGAGAAGGGTGTTCCGTGATCGGCTTGTAAAGGTTTCGATATCCCAGCCTGAG GATTATGAAATTCCAGAAGAACCTCTGCCCCGTCCCTTTAACTGCGACAAGCAAGAAATACATTCATATGGGGTCAAGTTTTCTTCCTCATCCTCTCCTGGTGAGATATCAACTGGTCACCTTCAGGATGATGAAAATCCAGACAAAACACATCAAAAGTCATCAAACCAATCAATGGAGGATTTGAATTTCAACATAATCAGAACTCCCAGTCTATCATTGCCTATTAAGACATCATGTGATGTACCTAAAAGCCAGCAACCAGGCATGGCATCTCATTTTTTGGGGTCTTTTCGAAGGCGCTTTTCGCAGAAACCTATAGGCACTGAGTCAGAGAACATACAGGATGATCCACCGAAGCCGTTCATTCAAGCTTCAAATCTTTCAGTTTCAGAGTCAAATCCCAATACTGTTCGCTCTGTCAAGGAAGATAGTATTGCTGCTTCTTCGCATAGTCAAGTGCTCAATACTGTTTGCTCCGTTAAGGAAGATAGTGTTGATGTTTCTTGTCATGGTCAAGTGCCTGCAACCCCAACCAAAAAGATAGACCCGTTAGAGGATGATGGTTTGTCTGCAAATAATACTGTCATTCAGTCTGCTCCAGGAAAGCTTGCTTCAACTCCAAAGCTTGTTTCTACTCCAGCCAGGTTGATGTCCAGCACACCTGCACCACACCCACCAAAGCGATGCTTTATGACCCCAGAGGATAGCTCGCCAAACAAGTTGGTCAGGCGTCCTCCACGCACCAGATCATTGAAATTTGACACTCCTGTGAAGAGTAGAAATGCTGAAGATGTAGGTCTTGATACAGATGGCGCTTCAATTGATAAGGACATTCTTGATATTCTTCCTGGGGATCTTTTGCAATCA CTTAGGGAGAAGGAGCGCAAGGCAACAGAGGAGAGAACTCCAGCCATCACACAAGCTAAGAGGCGGCAGAAAATGATTGCCAAACTGCCTAAACTCTTTAACATGATTCATTTCCTTTTTCAGTCGATGAACCGTTCTTTTATCACCAAACAGGAGCTTGTACACAAGATAATTTGGAACCACTGTGACATGATTGACAGAG AGGATGTTGAAGAGCAACTCAACTTGCTGCAAGAACTGGTTCCAGATTGGATTTCTGAAAAGAAACTTGGAGGAGATTTGCTTGTCATAAA CATCAATAAAAAATCATGTCCAGAGGCAATACGATCCCATCTTCAAGAAGCAATCTGA
- the LOC101305806 gene encoding autophagy-related protein 9-like: MMFGWLKGVKSIGSFKWRGESSLTTSLLRDVAPEVELSQYGRALSPSPGSESPTGLLNGESVNVEPIADLDLFFERLYSYYCDKGLWCIVIKWIVELLSLGFTICFSGFFLLFVDWNGLRNAKCGMDAFQSGTKPCDLATEALHQHPLSPLTLSKAIIVGYLFIFSIYWIFCFLRFFAQLRDTLGVRHFYHNSLHVTDNEIKTMPWASILEKVVQLQRSQQLCVVKDLSAHDVVMRLMRKENYLIGMLNKGVLSFPISQWVPGTGPTVKLHSNGQQERLILTKTLEWTLNWCILQSMFDRNFCVRRDFVSNPRTLQKRLMVVGLVMLLLSPFLVIFMLVYLFLRHAEQFYNHPSTASSRRWSNLSRWMFREFNEVDHLFKHRINSSLVHASEYLKQFPSPIISIIAKFISFVSGGFAAILIIIAFLEESLLEGHIFGRNLFWYAAVFGTITAISRAAISDELLVLDPEGAMSMVVQYTHYMPKTWRGKENTEGVRTEFESLFQYTGMMLLEEMASIFLTPYLLIFVVPKRVDDILEFIAEYTIDIEGVGHVCSFSAFDFQKHGNRNYGSPFNVSRSQRSSQGKMEKSFLSFQCSYPSWDPNAEGHQFLLNLRTFREQKLQGQGPRHAYSPQRMSPGSPSLRAFGGMNYLSRERLHHNPRNGYQLGSLWLIDAEQKNHPYLLDWYYTSAPHHTTSYKNSLEEPFEGAEHQSVDWMPPNFTENGARFEDLWDHHYEDRSQSYLGASTSAPFPRDNVLQHHDTGNPAHQVRSHWWARTGPHSTQPQSSFLDPPQSSFLEPPNFMRRPSDKYYENFSDRSVEEQDEEHEREQNERQDAEQDVEQDQELDWRRNYHNLSRTTYMDDLDLEAGEFNLHFDDVYSRRPETPKI, translated from the exons ATGATGTTCGGTTGGCTTAAGGGTGTGAAGTCTATCGGCAGTTTTAAGTGGCGTGGTGAATCATCTTTGACAACATCTTTGCTCAGGGATGTGGCTCCTGAGGTTGAATTATCTCAGTATGGAAGGGCACTGAGTCCAAGTCCAGGTAGCGAGAGCCCAACTGGGCTTCTTAATGGTGAGAGCGTAAATGTGGAACCAATTGCTGATTTGGACCTGTTCTTTGAAAGGCTGTACAGCTACTATTGTGATAAAGGGCTCTGGTGTATTGTCATAAAGTGGATAGTAGAGCTTCTGAGCCTCGGTTTCACCATATGCTTCTCTGGGTTCTTCTTATTATTTGTTGATTGGAATGGTCTTCGTAATGCAAAGTGTGGGATGGATGCATTTCAATCTGGAACCAAGCCCTGTGATCTTGCTACCGAAGCTCTTCATCAGCACCCATTAAGCCCTCTGACGCTTTCCAAAGCGATAATTGTTGGATATTTGTTTATATTTTCCATTTATTGGATCTTCTGTTTCCTGAGGTTTTTTGCTCAACTACGAGATACTTTGGGAGTCCGTCACTTCTATCACAACAG CCTCCATGTCACCGACAATGAAATTAAGACAATGCCATGGGCATCAATTTTGGAAAAGGTTGTCCAGCTACAAAGATCACAGCAGCTTTGTGTGGTCAAAGATCTTTCTGCTCATGATGTGGTTATGCGTCTGATGCGGAAGGAGAACTATTTAATTGGAATGCTTAACAAGGGGGTTCTTTCTTTTCCAATCTCTCAGTGGGTCCCAGGTACTGGTCCTACTGTCAAACTGCACTCAAATGGACAGCAAGAGCGTCTAATTCTGACAAAAACCCTTGAGTGGACCTTGAATTGGTGCATCCTGCAGAGCATGTTTGATAG GAATTTTTGTGTTAGAAGGGACTTTGTATCAAATCCAAGAACATTACAGAAAAGACTCATGGTAGTTGGGCTTGTTATGCTTCTCCTTTCGCCATTTCTTGTCATATTCATGCTGGTATATCTCTTCTTAAGGCACGCAGAACAATTTTATAACCATCCGAGCACTGCTTCATCGAGAAGATGGTCAAATTTGTCAAGGTGGATGTTTAGGGAATTCAATGAG GTGGACCACTTGTTCAAACACAGAATCAATAGCAGTTTGGTACATGCTTCTGAATATTTGAAGCAATTTCCTTCTCCTATTATATCCATTATAGCAAAGTTCATCTCATTTGTGTCTGGTGGCTTCGCTGCTATTCTAATCATCATCGCGTTCCTAGAGGAATCTCTGCTAGAGGGCCAT ATATTTGGTCGCAACTTGTTCTGGTATGCTGCGGTTTTTGGAACTATAACAGCTATTAGCAGGGCTGCAATTAGTGATGAGCTTCTGGTCCTTGATCCAGAGGGGGCAATGTCTATGGTGGTTCAGTACACACATTATATGCCGAAGACATGGCGTGGCAAAGAGAATACTGAGGGTGTTCGGACAGAGTTTGAATCCCTGTTTCAG TATACTGGAATGATGTTACTTGAGGAGATGGCTTCTATCTTCCTCACTCCATATTTACTTATATTTGTGGTTCCAAAG CGGGTGGATGACATTTTAGAGTTTATTGCAGAATACACAATTGATATTGAAGGTGTTGGTCATGTTTGTAG TTTTAGTGCCTTTGATTTTCAAAAACATGGTAATAGAAACTATGGGTCACCTTTCAACGTATCTCGCTCACAGAGGAGTTCTCAGGGGAAAATGGAGAAATCGTTCTTGAG CTTCCAGTGTAGCTATCCGTCGTGGGACCCAAATGCAGAAGGACATCAGTTTCTTTTGAATCTTAGAACTTTCAGGGAGCAAAAGTTGCAGGGACAAGGACCTAGACATGCATATTCTCCCCAGAGAATGTCACCTGGTAGCCCCAGTTTGAGAGCCTTTGGTGGCATGAACTATTTATCGAGGGAAAGGCTGCATCATAATCCTAGAAATGGCTATCAATTAGGTTCTCTGTGGTTAATTGATGCAGAGCAGAAGAATCATCCATACCTTCTTGATTGGTATTACACATCTGCCCCACACCATACAACGAGTTACAAGAATAGTCTGGAAGAACCATTTGAAGGTGCTGAGCATCAGTCTGTGGATTGGATGCCGCCCAACTTCACAGAAAATGGAGCAAGATTTGAAGATCTTTGGGACCATCATTATGAGGATCGATCACAGTCATATCTGGGGGCTTCTACATCAGCTCCATTCCCCCGAGATAATGTACTTCAGCACCATGACACTGGTAATCCGGCACACCAAGTGCGGAGTCACTGGTGGGCTAGAACTGGCCCTCACAGTACACAGCCCCAGTCAAGTTTCCTTGATCCTCCACAGTCAAGTTTTCTTGAGCCTCCCAATTTCATGCGCCGACCTTCAGATAAGTATTATGAAAATTTCTCAGACAGAAGCGTAGAGGAACAGGATGAAGAACATGAACGGGAACAGAATGAAAGACAAGATGCCGAACAAGATGTAGAGCAGGACCAGGAGTTGGATTGGAGGAGGAACTACCACAATCTATCTCGAACTACTTATATGGATGACTTAGACTTAGAGGCAGGAGAATTCAATCTTCATTTTGATGATGTATATAGTAGACGTCCTGAAACCCCTAAGATATAA